The following proteins are encoded in a genomic region of Dialister hominis:
- a CDS encoding restriction endonuclease subunit S, which translates to MSKVVQLGDVADIITGPFGSQLHESDYKMEGIPVIMPQDIKDGKLNFEDVARISENDFQRLIRYSVQNGDIIFPRRGDIEKHAYIDSDEDFLCGTGCFRVRVKTTEINSKYLSYYLDNVHVRKWITNHAVGSNMPNLNTGILSEIPVMIPTYSVQIKIARLLSVIEAKIQNNVKINDNLEALAKLIYMNFFFNRTPNGLLSDIIHEYPKSQVQVNEAKCSNGRFPFFTSGNGILAWDSFFVDDRNCYINTGGNVGIRFYVGKAAYSTDTWCITAKYNLADYLYLLLKAIQHEIDIKYFTGTGLKHLQKPILKERPIYVPVEDEIILFNKLIQPYFDMISRNTCESQRLQDVRNSLLPLLINGQAVIGD; encoded by the coding sequence ATGAGTAAAGTTGTGCAGCTAGGGGATGTGGCAGATATTATTACGGGGCCATTTGGCTCTCAATTACATGAAAGTGATTATAAGATGGAAGGCATCCCTGTAATAATGCCCCAAGATATTAAAGATGGGAAATTGAATTTTGAGGATGTCGCCCGTATATCGGAGAATGATTTTCAAAGATTAATTCGATATTCGGTACAGAATGGAGATATAATATTTCCACGAAGAGGGGATATCGAAAAGCACGCTTATATTGATTCTGATGAAGATTTTTTGTGTGGAACAGGGTGCTTTAGAGTTAGGGTAAAAACAACAGAAATTAATTCCAAATATCTATCGTATTATCTGGATAATGTGCATGTAAGAAAGTGGATTACAAATCATGCAGTGGGTTCTAACATGCCTAATTTAAATACGGGTATTTTATCTGAAATTCCAGTTATGATTCCCACGTATTCTGTACAAATTAAAATAGCCCGATTGCTATCAGTAATAGAGGCTAAAATACAAAACAATGTAAAGATAAATGATAATTTAGAGGCGCTGGCAAAGCTAATCTACATGAATTTTTTCTTTAACAGAACTCCTAATGGATTATTAAGCGATATTATCCACGAATATCCTAAATCACAAGTACAAGTAAATGAAGCAAAGTGCTCTAACGGTAGGTTTCCTTTTTTTACAAGTGGGAATGGTATTTTAGCATGGGATTCATTTTTTGTTGACGATCGTAATTGTTATATCAACACCGGCGGGAACGTTGGTATTAGGTTTTATGTGGGGAAAGCAGCATATTCAACTGATACCTGGTGTATAACAGCCAAATATAATCTTGCTGATTATCTATACTTATTATTAAAAGCCATCCAACATGAAATAGACATTAAGTATTTTACTGGAACTGGTTTAAAACATCTTCAAAAACCAATACTTAAAGAGCGGCCTATATATGTTCCTGTTGAAGATGAAATAATTTTGTTTAACAAATTAATTCAACCATATTTTGATATGATTTCACGAAATACTTGTGAATCACAACGATTGCAAGATGTCCGAAATAGTCTTTTACCGTTATTAATTAATGGACAGGCGGTTATTGGAGACTAG
- a CDS encoding GNAT family N-acetyltransferase yields MKLTARKVDGSLRDLSRVKGLLERAFPKNEQFPMFLLRLRAWSSYVHFLAYYDGDDFCGFTYTVENEDMVFVLYLAVNDEIRSKGYGTAILTDLKARASGRGVALNIEPLDPHAANSEQRVRRLDFYRRNGFFSTDYNLIDGGDRYLILCTKEDFPVEDYIRVIKRISFGLHVPNVERVK; encoded by the coding sequence ATGAAGCTGACGGCGCGGAAGGTGGATGGGAGTCTTCGGGATCTTTCACGGGTGAAGGGGCTCCTGGAGAGGGCTTTTCCAAAGAATGAGCAGTTCCCGATGTTCCTGCTGCGGCTTCGGGCGTGGAGCAGTTATGTGCATTTCCTGGCTTATTATGATGGCGATGATTTCTGTGGTTTCACGTACACGGTCGAGAATGAGGATATGGTTTTCGTCTTGTACCTGGCGGTGAATGATGAAATCCGTTCCAAAGGATACGGGACGGCGATTCTGACGGATTTGAAGGCGAGGGCCTCGGGCAGGGGCGTTGCCTTGAATATTGAGCCGCTGGATCCTCATGCGGCGAATTCTGAGCAGAGGGTGAGAAGGCTTGATTTTTACCGCAGGAATGGGTTTTTCAGTACGGATTACAACCTGATCGACGGCGGCGACAGGTATCTTATCTTGTGCACGAAGGAAGATTTTCCGGTGGAGGATTATATCCGAGTGATCAAGAGAATTTCCTTTGGCCTTCATGTGCCGAATGTGGAACGAGTGAAATAA
- a CDS encoding ADP-ribosylglycohydrolase family protein, whose protein sequence is MIGAIIGDIAGSRFEWDNYRAKDFDLLSDKCFFTDDSIMSLAVCDALLKTVPSYKGLSRQAVLSMQKIGRPYPQSGYGGSFYHWIYSDDPEPYGSFGNGAAMRVSACGWAGESLSEVRKLSKEVTKVSHNHPEGIKGAEAAASAVYLARTGETKEDIRKYIEEKYYKLNFTIDEIRPTYEFNETCQDTVPQAIEAFLESESFEDAIRTAVSVGGDSDTLAAITGGMAEAYYGVPKDIREKAGQFLDQRLTKILKTFEQKYPPKVTE, encoded by the coding sequence ATGATAGGTGCCATTATAGGAGACATTGCCGGATCGCGGTTCGAATGGGACAACTACCGCGCCAAAGACTTTGACCTCCTCTCAGATAAATGCTTCTTCACCGACGACTCCATCATGAGCCTCGCCGTCTGCGACGCCCTCCTCAAGACCGTCCCGTCCTACAAAGGCCTCTCCAGACAAGCCGTCCTCTCCATGCAGAAAATAGGACGCCCCTATCCCCAGAGCGGCTACGGCGGATCCTTCTACCACTGGATCTACTCCGATGACCCCGAACCCTACGGCAGCTTTGGAAACGGCGCAGCCATGAGAGTCAGCGCCTGCGGCTGGGCAGGAGAATCCCTCTCCGAAGTCAGGAAACTCTCCAAAGAAGTCACCAAAGTCAGCCATAACCACCCCGAAGGCATCAAAGGCGCCGAAGCTGCCGCCTCTGCCGTCTACCTTGCCAGAACCGGCGAAACAAAAGAAGACATCCGGAAATACATCGAAGAGAAATACTACAAACTGAACTTTACCATCGATGAAATCCGCCCCACCTACGAATTCAACGAAACCTGCCAGGACACCGTCCCCCAGGCCATCGAAGCCTTCCTCGAATCCGAATCCTTTGAAGACGCCATCCGCACCGCCGTCTCCGTAGGAGGCGACAGCGATACCCTCGCCGCCATCACAGGCGGCATGGCAGAAGCCTACTACGGCGTCCCCAAAGACATCCGCGAAAAAGCCGGACAATTCCTCGACCAAAGACTCACCAAAATCCTCAAAACCTTCGAGCAAAAATACCCGCCCAAAGTGACGGAATAA
- a CDS encoding IS256 family transposase produces MAKCKTPPTTPGEQIAQQILNNYDIKSAEDVQDVLKQIFGPIFESMLKGEMENHLGHKKHERSEDGDNVRNGYSSKTLKTSLGEVPIRVPRDRQSTFEPQIIKKHQRDVSSIEGKVLAMYARGMSQRDIAATIEDIYGFQMSHEQISTITGCVMEEVEAWRNRPLQSFYPFAFVDCIYVSLRTEYGVQQVAVYVMLAYDVNGCKDVLGLWINETESKHDWMQIFDELRARGVKDLGILSMDGVSGLEEGAKAVFPHATVQRCIVHLIRNSIRYIPRKQWSAFTKQLKLIYGAINVKQARQEFEKFKTDWQAYPGAVSVWENNFSHVEQLYNYGSAVRKIMYTTNAIESVNSSFRKVTKKGAFPNEDAVFKIFYLRIQELYKKWKGRHVASWAMVRNQLLMDDRMSQLMQQYDVAY; encoded by the coding sequence ATGGCAAAGTGTAAAACTCCACCAACTACCCCAGGCGAGCAGATTGCTCAGCAAATCCTCAACAACTACGACATCAAGAGCGCGGAAGACGTACAGGACGTCCTGAAGCAGATTTTTGGCCCCATTTTTGAGTCCATGCTCAAAGGTGAGATGGAAAATCATCTCGGCCATAAGAAGCATGAGCGCTCCGAAGACGGTGACAATGTCCGGAACGGCTATTCATCCAAGACGCTCAAGACCTCTCTGGGCGAGGTTCCTATCCGCGTCCCTAGGGATCGCCAGAGTACGTTTGAACCGCAGATCATCAAGAAGCACCAGCGCGACGTTTCGTCCATCGAGGGCAAGGTACTGGCGATGTATGCCCGTGGCATGAGCCAACGCGACATCGCTGCAACCATCGAAGACATCTACGGCTTCCAGATGTCACATGAACAGATCTCCACCATCACAGGCTGCGTCATGGAAGAGGTCGAGGCATGGCGGAATCGTCCGCTCCAGTCGTTCTATCCATTTGCTTTCGTCGACTGCATCTACGTATCGCTGCGCACGGAGTATGGCGTCCAGCAGGTGGCCGTCTATGTCATGCTTGCCTATGACGTCAACGGCTGCAAGGATGTCCTTGGCCTCTGGATCAACGAGACGGAGAGCAAGCATGACTGGATGCAGATCTTCGACGAGCTGCGGGCTCGCGGCGTTAAGGATCTTGGCATCCTGTCCATGGATGGCGTGAGCGGATTGGAGGAAGGCGCCAAGGCTGTATTCCCGCATGCCACGGTTCAGCGCTGCATCGTACACCTCATCCGCAATTCCATCCGCTACATCCCACGCAAGCAGTGGAGTGCATTCACGAAGCAGCTGAAGCTCATCTATGGTGCCATCAACGTCAAGCAGGCCCGTCAGGAATTCGAGAAGTTCAAGACCGACTGGCAGGCTTATCCAGGCGCGGTCAGCGTATGGGAAAACAATTTCTCACACGTCGAGCAGCTCTATAACTATGGCAGTGCCGTGCGCAAGATCATGTACACGACCAATGCCATCGAGAGCGTCAACTCTAGCTTCCGCAAGGTGACCAAGAAAGGCGCTTTCCCCAACGAGGATGCAGTCTTCAAGATTTTCTACCTACGCATCCAAGAGCTCTATAAAAAATGGAAAGGTCGTCACGTCGCAAGCTGGGCGATGGTCCGGAACCAGCTGCTCATGGACGACAGGATGTCTCAGCTTATGCAGCAATACGATGTTGCTTATTGA
- a CDS encoding type 2 periplasmic-binding domain-containing protein — MHRVLTAGSADTIRGLLLAMDSAAILPASIFEGDSRLAEIPLAPEIVISPVYAENARRTPSRAARAFSDSIN, encoded by the coding sequence GTGCACCGCGTCCTCACAGCAGGAAGCGCCGACACCATCCGGGGACTCCTCCTTGCCATGGACAGCGCGGCCATTCTCCCCGCATCCATCTTCGAAGGAGACAGCCGCCTTGCAGAAATCCCGCTTGCGCCCGAGATCGTCATCAGTCCCGTCTATGCAGAAAACGCCAGACGGACACCATCCAGAGCCGCGCGGGCATTCTCGGATTCCATCAACTGA
- a CDS encoding restriction endonuclease subunit S, producing MITQNEKPPHGRPFLFSITRRILEKIIFQNLIDVNDNLGKQIETLYSYWFNQFNFPNENGAPYSDSNGFTKWNSHIKRQIPKSWEVKNIRDITNLTWGQCPQGEHIFPDNMTADNLFDYCSGAGDMNGGLLVDCQGKTDDSKRFAYPNDILISIAGKIGNMCLVDHKISLGRAALAFTAKDQEIIPYIYMTLKSLNKKIVTVSTGSIQKVISDTNVDDFNFPYSEEIVKKFCLCANPLFHKIIKLEQEKKELIRLRNWLLPMLMNGQAIIED from the coding sequence ATGATAACACAGAACGAAAAGCCCCCGCATGGGAGGCCTTTTTTATTTTCCATAACAAGAAGAATTCTTGAAAAGATAATTTTTCAAAATTTAATTGATGTAAATGATAATTTAGGAAAACAAATTGAGACATTATATAGCTATTGGTTTAATCAATTTAATTTTCCTAATGAAAATGGTGCTCCTTATTCTGATAGTAATGGTTTTACTAAATGGAACTCACATATAAAAAGACAAATTCCAAAATCCTGGGAAGTCAAAAATATTAGAGATATTACAAATCTTACCTGGGGACAATGTCCACAGGGAGAACACATTTTTCCAGATAATATGACTGCAGACAATCTCTTTGACTACTGTTCAGGTGCTGGAGATATGAATGGAGGTCTTTTGGTAGATTGTCAGGGTAAAACTGATGATAGTAAGCGTTTTGCATACCCTAATGATATTTTAATTTCTATTGCCGGAAAAATCGGAAATATGTGTCTCGTGGACCATAAAATATCGCTGGGACGTGCAGCATTAGCATTTACGGCAAAGGATCAAGAGATAATTCCATATATATATATGACATTAAAGTCGTTGAATAAAAAGATTGTAACAGTCTCGACTGGATCAATACAGAAAGTTATAAGCGACACAAACGTAGATGATTTCAATTTTCCATACTCCGAAGAAATTGTCAAAAAATTTTGTCTTTGTGCTAATCCACTGTTTCATAAAATTATCAAATTGGAACAAGAGAAAAAAGAGCTTATACGACTTCGTAACTGGTTATTACCAATGTTAATGAATGGGCAAGCTATTATAGAAGATTAA
- a CDS encoding tyrosine-type recombinase/integrase gives MQYRFTQTILHSRQDIDFYNRECIVCGKGEKERTVYFDARTKIHLQKYLDQRSDNDPALFVSLRAPYHRISIGGIETRLRSYGLRLNINKVHPHKFRRTLATHAIDKGMPIEQLQQLLGHKRIDTTLHYAMVKQSNVKSAHKKYIS, from the coding sequence ATGCAATACCGATTTACACAAACTATTTTACACTCCCGACAAGATATTGATTTTTATAATCGAGAGTGTATTGTCTGTGGAAAAGGAGAAAAAGAACGGACAGTTTATTTTGATGCGAGAACAAAGATTCATCTTCAAAAATATTTAGATCAAAGAAGTGATAATGACCCCGCACTATTTGTTAGTTTAAGAGCTCCTTATCACAGAATATCAATTGGTGGTATAGAAACACGTTTGCGCTCTTACGGATTGAGACTGAATATTAACAAGGTACATCCACATAAATTTAGAAGGACGTTAGCGACTCATGCAATTGATAAAGGTATGCCAATCGAACAACTGCAGCAACTCTTAGGGCATAAAAGGATAGATACGACGTTACATTATGCAATGGTTAAACAAAGTAATGTAAAAAGTGCACATAAAAAGTATATAAGTTAA
- a CDS encoding LysR family transcriptional regulator, with translation MGIRQLEYFLAVKNAGSFTRAAEHLYVSQPAVTSAIRSLESELGITLFDRSQGKASLTAEGRIFSAHVEEIMKGVVTTIRDMDAMKSLSSGTFAIGISSFLSLPSVLSLIARFLSDHPGIECRVQEGPAEAVAALLEKGELDGAFLPEDPGAGYDIHPLAEVPLALILPKSHPLAEKKSASWDDLEGMALFLPEDFGKGMRP, from the coding sequence ATGGGAATCCGCCAACTCGAGTACTTCCTCGCCGTCAAGAACGCAGGAAGCTTCACGCGCGCCGCCGAGCACCTCTACGTCTCCCAGCCCGCTGTGACCAGCGCCATCCGAAGCCTGGAAAGCGAGCTTGGCATCACCCTCTTCGACCGCTCCCAGGGAAAAGCATCCCTCACGGCCGAAGGCAGGATCTTCTCCGCCCACGTCGAGGAAATCATGAAAGGCGTCGTCACGACCATACGCGACATGGACGCCATGAAATCCCTGAGCAGCGGCACCTTTGCCATCGGGATTTCCTCCTTCCTGTCACTGCCATCCGTCCTTTCCCTCATCGCCCGCTTCCTTTCGGACCATCCGGGCATCGAGTGCCGCGTGCAGGAAGGACCGGCAGAGGCGGTCGCCGCCCTCCTGGAAAAAGGCGAACTCGACGGAGCCTTCCTTCCCGAAGACCCTGGCGCCGGGTATGACATCCATCCCCTCGCCGAAGTCCCGCTCGCCCTCATCCTTCCAAAGAGCCATCCGCTCGCAGAAAAGAAGAGCGCCTCATGGGACGACCTCGAAGGCATGGCCTTGTTCCTCCCCGAAGACTTCGGAAAAGGAATGAGACCCTGA
- a CDS encoding class-II fumarase/aspartase family protein — MASMMEDSRVLGFLFGTDEMRAVWSEKNWVQKWLDTEAALARAQGELGVIPRETADVIVSHARAEEIDMDALAEGFRSSITIVPLLNAFKKSLPGDAGEYVHWGATSQDIYDTGLVLMEREACSIILRDAKACLSAILALVKKYRDTPEAGRTHVVHAIPITFGFKAAGWADELGREIERFKEMEKRAFVLEMGGAVGTLASQPEKGLETQEKMAEILGLRVPLIAWHTARDNQAELASDLALLAGTMGRICYEIFTLQRTEILELEEPFFKGKIGSSTMPHKRNPAVLENVLALLRNVRTTAPALEKARYILENLIVYEDHMKKNLFLQKGLMMSECVMMHLARKLGRLTAHHIVYDACMEAYEKEIPLKDVLMKTKVVTDDFTEEEIDTMLNPEQYLGLAPIFCDRVLEAYKEYMG, encoded by the coding sequence ATGGCTAGCATGATGGAAGACAGCAGGGTGCTGGGATTTCTTTTCGGAACGGATGAAATGAGAGCGGTGTGGAGTGAGAAGAACTGGGTGCAGAAGTGGCTCGACACGGAAGCGGCGCTGGCAAGGGCGCAGGGAGAGCTGGGCGTGATTCCCAGGGAAACGGCGGATGTAATCGTCAGCCACGCACGCGCTGAGGAAATCGACATGGATGCTCTGGCGGAGGGCTTCAGAAGCTCGATCACGATCGTGCCGCTTCTCAATGCGTTCAAGAAGAGCCTTCCGGGCGATGCTGGCGAGTACGTCCACTGGGGCGCGACGAGCCAGGATATCTATGACACGGGCCTCGTCCTCATGGAGAGGGAAGCGTGCTCCATCATCCTGCGCGATGCGAAGGCCTGTCTTTCCGCGATCCTTGCGCTCGTGAAGAAGTACAGGGATACGCCGGAAGCAGGAAGGACGCACGTCGTCCATGCCATCCCGATCACCTTCGGTTTCAAGGCAGCCGGCTGGGCGGATGAGCTGGGAAGGGAAATCGAGCGTTTCAAGGAAATGGAAAAGCGCGCCTTCGTCCTGGAAATGGGCGGCGCTGTCGGAACGCTTGCCTCGCAGCCGGAAAAGGGCCTCGAGACGCAGGAAAAAATGGCAGAAATCCTGGGCCTTCGCGTGCCGCTCATCGCATGGCATACGGCGAGAGACAATCAGGCAGAACTTGCGAGCGACCTTGCTCTCCTTGCAGGCACCATGGGCCGCATCTGCTATGAAATATTCACTCTGCAGCGGACGGAAATCCTCGAGCTTGAAGAACCCTTCTTCAAAGGGAAGATCGGCTCCTCCACCATGCCGCACAAGAGAAACCCGGCCGTCCTTGAAAACGTCCTCGCGCTTCTTAGGAACGTCAGGACCACGGCGCCCGCCCTTGAAAAAGCAAGGTACATCCTCGAGAATCTCATCGTCTACGAAGACCACATGAAAAAGAACCTCTTCCTCCAGAAGGGCCTCATGATGAGCGAATGTGTCATGATGCACCTCGCCAGAAAACTCGGACGCCTCACCGCCCATCACATCGTCTACGATGCCTGCATGGAAGCCTACGAAAAGGAAATCCCCCTGAAGGACGTCCTCATGAAGACCAAGGTCGTCACGGATGATTTCACCGAAGAAGAAATCGACACCATGCTGAATCCGGAACAATACTTAGGCCTCGCGCCCATATTCTGCGACAGGGTCCTCGAAGCGTATAAAGAATATATGGGATAA
- a CDS encoding MmcQ/YjbR family DNA-binding protein codes for MDFSSVFRTHDFLEDAAVSYGFKKKGGVFTLERALPETDGLAAVVTVHGREMTVSVVELPDRVPYALFEVESAEGAFVDRVRQEAENLVRDVVENCFFDSDVRSRLLSYVKERYGTEQENLRVIYKDYCTLREHGTKKWYGLFMCIPWTSLHVERKGMTEVLNVKADPEEIQRLIDHDRYFPAYHMDKVHWISILLDKETDMDAAKRMLDESYALVEKSGRKGRRKVKK; via the coding sequence ATGGACTTCAGCAGTGTGTTCAGGACGCATGATTTCCTGGAGGATGCGGCGGTTTCTTATGGCTTCAAGAAGAAGGGCGGCGTTTTCACGCTGGAGCGCGCTCTTCCGGAGACGGATGGACTGGCGGCGGTTGTCACTGTCCATGGCAGGGAAATGACGGTGTCGGTGGTGGAGCTGCCGGACCGTGTGCCGTATGCGCTTTTCGAGGTGGAGTCGGCGGAAGGGGCTTTCGTCGACCGCGTGCGCCAGGAGGCGGAGAATCTCGTCCGCGATGTGGTGGAGAATTGTTTCTTCGATTCGGATGTGCGGAGCCGGCTTCTTTCGTACGTGAAGGAAAGGTACGGGACGGAGCAGGAGAATCTCCGGGTGATTTACAAGGATTACTGCACGCTCCGCGAGCACGGGACGAAGAAATGGTACGGGCTTTTCATGTGCATTCCGTGGACGTCGCTCCATGTGGAGAGGAAGGGCATGACGGAGGTCCTGAATGTGAAGGCGGATCCGGAGGAAATCCAGCGGCTGATCGATCATGACCGGTATTTCCCGGCGTACCATATGGACAAGGTGCACTGGATCAGCATTCTTCTGGACAAGGAAACGGATATGGATGCGGCGAAGCGGATGCTGGATGAGAGTTATGCTCTCGTGGAGAAGTCCGGCAGGAAGGGCCGCAGGAAAGTCAAGAAATAA
- a CDS encoding GNAT family N-acetyltransferase → MFIAKGFDELTREELYEILRARVDVFVVEQHCPYPELDGVDYDSLHVFCVKDGAVAAYLRAFPREGEPGVIQVGRVLTRERGTGLGGELLHAGLEEIKKRYSPKEIFLEAQTYAMGFYAREGFVKASEEFLEDGIPHTAMRLRLEE, encoded by the coding sequence ATGTTTATTGCTAAGGGTTTTGATGAGCTGACGCGTGAGGAGTTGTATGAGATTCTTCGGGCGCGGGTGGATGTGTTTGTGGTGGAGCAGCATTGTCCGTATCCGGAGCTGGATGGGGTGGATTATGACAGTCTTCATGTGTTCTGTGTGAAGGATGGAGCGGTGGCTGCGTATCTTCGTGCGTTTCCTCGTGAGGGAGAGCCCGGGGTGATCCAGGTGGGCCGTGTGCTGACGCGTGAGCGCGGGACGGGGCTTGGGGGCGAGCTTCTTCATGCAGGGCTTGAGGAGATCAAGAAGCGGTATTCGCCGAAGGAAATTTTCCTTGAGGCGCAGACGTATGCGATGGGGTTCTATGCGCGCGAGGGTTTCGTGAAGGCTTCGGAGGAGTTCTTAGAGGATGGGATCCCGCATACGGCGATGCGTCTTCGTTTGGAGGAGTAA
- a CDS encoding restriction endonuclease subunit S produces the protein MKNINHLKLGDLVNFQTGPFGTQFSASEYTKEGIPVINVKDIGFGNILTANIEHVSEQTRDRLSQHILKEEDIVFGRKGSIDRHAFITNKETGWVQGSDCIRARAKTNIDMLFLSQYLESKHVKKQLMNSAVGSTMASLNTDILKDIVVFLPDISEQHKISRVLKTLDDKILLNNQINDNLIA, from the coding sequence ATGAAAAATATTAATCATCTAAAATTAGGGGATTTAGTGAATTTCCAAACAGGACCTTTTGGCACCCAATTTAGTGCAAGTGAATATACTAAAGAGGGTATTCCTGTTATTAATGTAAAAGATATTGGATTTGGTAATATCCTGACTGCTAATATAGAACATGTATCGGAACAAACGAGAGATCGATTATCTCAGCATATACTAAAAGAGGAAGATATAGTATTTGGCAGGAAGGGATCTATTGATAGACACGCATTTATAACGAATAAAGAGACTGGTTGGGTACAGGGATCGGATTGTATAAGAGCTAGAGCTAAAACAAATATAGATATGCTATTCTTGTCCCAATATCTAGAAAGTAAGCACGTGAAGAAACAACTTATGAATTCTGCAGTAGGTTCAACGATGGCTTCCCTAAATACAGATATATTAAAAGATATAGTTGTTTTTTTACCGGATATTAGTGAGCAGCATAAAATATCACGAGTGCTAAAAACTCTAGATGATAAAATTCTCTTGAATAATCAGATAAATGATAATTTAATTGCTTAA
- a CDS encoding tyrosine-type recombinase/integrase: MSSPIIKEVVERMLPYLNNVQCGQLEDVLQNVLSKYDLFIRRGFIEEEPDFLNMFLSAKKLEGCSEKSLRYYGSTLQKFLMEIGMAVREIDTDSIRRYLTAYQKRNDSGKTTIDNIRRILSSFFSWLEDENYILKSPVRRIHKIKTGFTVKETFSDEELEIMRDSCVENRDLAIIDLLASSGMRIGEMVSLNRQDGCVKSFV; encoded by the coding sequence ATGAGCTCACCGATTATTAAAGAAGTTGTAGAGAGAATGTTACCATATTTAAATAATGTCCAGTGTGGTCAGTTAGAGGATGTACTACAAAATGTTTTATCGAAGTATGATTTATTTATAAGAAGAGGATTTATAGAGGAAGAACCGGATTTTTTAAATATGTTTCTTTCTGCGAAGAAGTTGGAAGGATGTTCTGAAAAATCACTTAGGTATTATGGAAGTACACTCCAAAAATTTCTAATGGAGATTGGAATGGCTGTGAGAGAAATTGATACGGATTCTATAAGAAGATATCTTACTGCTTATCAAAAGAGAAATGATTCGGGAAAGACCACTATAGATAATATTAGACGTATCCTCTCAAGTTTCTTTTCTTGGTTGGAAGATGAAAATTATATTCTGAAAAGCCCAGTTAGGAGAATTCACAAAATAAAGACGGGGTTTACAGTTAAGGAAACATTCTCAGATGAAGAGTTAGAAATTATGAGAGATAGTTGTGTTGAAAATCGCGATTTGGCAATTATAGATTTACTTGCTTCTTCAGGAATGAGAATTGGAGAGATGGTATCTTTAAATAGACAAGATGGGTGTGTCAAGAGTTTTGTGTAA